The Gossypium hirsutum isolate 1008001.06 chromosome D06, Gossypium_hirsutum_v2.1, whole genome shotgun sequence genome contains the following window.
ttttaaatattttattaatcatttttaaaatttatagttaTTTCACTTATAAAATTACTGACATCATACCAAATCATTTTTCATCttctatttttagtttttcacCCTGGgtgtatgaaattttaatttatatatataaactcattAGGGTAAAAGTTCTATTAAAGCCTTTATATTAGGAGTTAAAATTGTGTTTTGTtctttttactcaaaaaatagataaattagttatTGTActttagatcaaagagtaaattaatccATTTGTTAAAAAGTCTATTCATTTCTAGTATTAAAAATTAGTTCATGTATGTACATATAACATTAGTCACACCAGTTTTTAAGAATAGAAATAGATGAATATTTTAACAGAAAGACAGATTtattctttgatctaacgtaaaaaaaattaattaacctaatttttgaattaaaaaaacaaaattaattagaGTTCAATTCTTGATGATCAATCCATGAGGTATCAATTTTCGcattcatttttactattatcAATACATTTCTATTCATTAAAAAATAACACTAGaataaatttaatcctttaatttttaattaaaatagcaAAAAACAAAATTAGTCTGTCACCTAAAAACTTGATacatgcaaaattttaaaaaatggtaaTAAATTAGAGTTATGAAATAAAAGTTGATGTGGTATTGCGGTGGGATGTTGAGCATGGTGTCTTAGGGTAAAGTAAAATTTCAATGTTCCAAATCCGAAAAAAGGAATACTAataagtaaaatttattatattcttGAGAGGAgaacataaatttaaattttaaagacgATATTAATAGAAAAACAGTCACAAACCtccaaataaaataatcatacattttataaaaaggaaaaatcgaAAAGGAAAAATTGGGCTCAAAGTCAAAAGCATTGCTTGCActcaaaatattttaatcaccCAACCCAAACCATCTTAACCACCGACTCTACAATCAAGTGGACCCCCATCCTACCTCTTCTCTATCATACCCTTTCATTTTTTCCaccaccccccccccaaaaattatttttaaatgggtaaaattagttttaagtccttatactttttgtatatttagaattaatctttctaattatatttctaagaatttagtctctcaactttttgaattttaaaatttaagtccgaTAGTTTGCATCGTTAAAGTTCTTTTATTAAATCTATTGgtataacattttgaaataaGGAAAGTTGTTCACTTGGTagttatgtaattaaaaaaacacattgtaatgaacctgaatttaatagaagaattttaataatattaataattgaactttgcatttttatattagaaaagtaaaaaaactaaattcctttaaataaaagtaaggaaaccaaattttaaatataaaatgaataCAAAGACttggagcatattttaacctaaaaattaatatggaaagaattttatcctttaattttaaACTTAATCAAGTGAGAAATCTAAGAGGAAAATACCTTTTCCAACACATGTAGATGTAGGACAGACACACATTACACATAGATATGCAGTCaaaaagccaaaagaaaacaCCAATGAAACCTCCCATGAACCCTCTTGGAAACCCACACACCTACTCTTTGCTTTCctttgtgttatatatatatatatagcattttCAAACCCCAAACACATCCATAAATATATCGCAGCAGCCAAGCAAACAGAAAGAGAAAAACATGAGAAGCCAAAATCTAATGGCAACCTTTAGAAGATCAAAGGGTGGAAGACGATCCAAGGCTATTGAAGGATGCAAAAAACACCCAAAACACAAGCAATCACCAGGCGTTTGTTCACTGTGTTTACAACAAAAACTCTCTCAGCTATCGTTTGAATATTCCATCCCACGATGTCGTATCCCCATTACAGTTGACTCTTCCATTTGTTCTTCATCGTCAAcatcatcttcatcttcttcattgtCATCTTATTATTCTTCAGCTTCAACTTCTGCTTCTTCTTCTCCTACACATAACTACCATTTGGTTAGAGAAGGAAAGGGTAATTCGTTTCCCTTGTTACTGTTTAGTGGCATGAAAAGGAATTGTGGGTTCTTCTCAAAGTTGCTTCATCATCACAGCAACACTACCACCATGGTTCATTAATGGTGGTGTTTTTTTATGGGTTTtcagtcttcttcttcttcttttttccataTATATACATCAGCTGTGATCAGTTTTCTTTGGTCATTTTTTGACTGATCATAGCAAATCCAGTTCCAACAAAAAGATATATATTTTGATCTTGATTGATCTTGGCTTCTATCAGTTCATTGTTTATTTCTCCGTACCAAacagataatatatataaatgtaatgTATTGTAATGTgagaaattgtttttttttttccttttttttgtgcGAAATCATTTGATTATTGTTGTTGTAACGTTGTTtagtgtttaaaaataaatttttaaataaaaataaaagagaaaaacttCACAAATTACAGCAAAAACAATCTGgcaaaaaccttattttaatcaaattaataaataaataagctgTGGGTTTGGTTGACGATGGCCCTGACTGCTGTACATCATCTCATCCCTGTCCACCATTGCCAAAATTCAATTATATGGTTTATGTTTATAGACTTGCTACTCATCAAAATCAAATTTGTTAACCAGGAAGGTGGGTGATGACCATTTTTGAGTTTATAAGACGAAGGAAAGATGATTGTAGTAATATTAGTGATGCTTGAGACCTTTGCTGTCTTTGGAGTCGTCATTGAGGGTGTGGAGGGATTAGTACATGATTGGTTGGGTTGTGTATTCTTGGTTGCACAGGGTTGTGCCTTTATCCTCTTTTGTTGGCTCTGTCATTTTACTCTCTACAAACCATTCTTAGGTTTCCACAATTATATGTTATCTAGAgaaaaaattgtatgaaattgtaATTTCATTTCATCCTTATCCTTTTTTAATAGGAggatgacaaatcagatttttattcTTGATTTTTAGCAGTTTTAGTTAGATTTGAATTTTGTCAGGAGGAAAAAGCTGAAAAAGCTGAAAATCAGGAGGAAAAATCTTCTCTATCATTCTCTTATTGAAAAGGGATAATGATGGcgtggaatcacagtttcatacaatcgcTTCTCTATTATCTAATCATTGGATATTTTAGGTTATTGGTTATATTGGGTCTTTTATGTATTTCACTTGGTAAAGGTTGTTGAGTTGCTTCACTATTGGGATGTCTTAAAAAGAACATAGTTTGGAAACTCGCAACATAAAC
Protein-coding sequences here:
- the LOC121218722 gene encoding uncharacterized protein; translated protein: MATFRRSKGGRRSKAIEGCKKHPKHKQSPGVCSLCLQQKLSQLSFEYSIPRCRIPITVDSSICSSSSTSSSSSSLSSYYSSASTSASSSPTHNYHLVREGKGNSFPLLLFSGMKRNCGFFSKLLHHHSNTTTMVH